In Dehalococcoidia bacterium, the genomic window GGACTGAAAGTGCAACTCGGTGATCTAGCCTCTGCCTATGAACGGCATTTGAGTCGCCATCACAGTCATGAACTGGACGTTGGCGTCCAGCGGCAGGTTGGCGATGTACACGACTGCATCAGCGACGTGCTGCACGTTCATGGTGGGCTCGACCATCACCTCGCCGTGGGCCTGGGGCACACCCGAGTGCATGCGTTCGGTCATGGGAGTCGCAGCGTTGCCGACGTCCACCTGGCTGCACGCGATGTTGTACTTGCGTCCATCCAGAGATGTTGCGCGAGTCATGCCGGTCACGGCGTGCTTTGTGGCGGTGTACGGGATCGAGTTCGGCCTCGGCACGTACGCCGACAGCGATCCGTTGTTGATGATCCGCCCACCCATCGGGTCCTGGCTCTTCATTATATGGAACGCCTCCTGCGTGCACAGGAACGTTCCGGTCAGGTTGGCGTTCACCACAGTCATCCACTGGTCGTAGGTGAGGTCCTCGAGCAAGACAGGAGGAGCGCCGGTTCCGGCGTTGTTGAATGTCACGTCCAGCCTGCCGAAAGCCTCCTTGGTCTTCGCGAAGAGGTTCTTCACCGAAGCCGGGTCCCCTACGTCGGTGGAGACGACTATCGTCCTCTCACCGTCTGCACCTGCCTCGGCCACCGTCTCTTCAAGTGGGGCGACCCGACGACCCGCAAGCGCGACCGAGTATCCATCTGCCAGCAGCGCCAGAGCCGACGCCTTGCCTATTCCCGTACCCGCGCCCGTAACTAACGCAACCCTGCCGTTTGAACTCATAATGCTGATCTCCTGAAGTCAGTGTAGTTGGGCCTATTCTACGTGAACCCAGGACTCTAACCAACCGGAACCTCACATGAAGAGGTTGTGCCAGGGTGAATCGTCCCCTCTCCCTTGAGGGAGAGGGTTAGGGTTAGGGTGAAATCCGAGCCTGTTCTCAAGTATGGCTCCTCGTAGAAAGGCCCTACACCTCCCTGTCCGTCCGTATCCTCAACACCGTACCGACGATTACGAGTGACAGCGGAGCGAAGCAGACGACCGTAAGGGCGAGTCCAAGATCGCCCGTGCGGTCCTGGAGTATTCCCGTGACTAGCGGTCCCATGAAGGTACCCAGTGACCCGAGCGTCATAACGAGAGACGTCCCGACAGCTACCTCCCTCGGCCTGACCCCCGGAAT contains:
- a CDS encoding SDR family oxidoreductase codes for the protein MSSNGRVALVTGAGTGIGKASALALLADGYSVALAGRRVAPLEETVAEAGADGERTIVVSTDVGDPASVKNLFAKTKEAFGRLDVTFNNAGTGAPPVLLEDLTYDQWMTVVNANLTGTFLCTQEAFHIMKSQDPMGGRIINNGSLSAYVPRPNSIPYTATKHAVTGMTRATSLDGRKYNIACSQVDVGNAATPMTERMHSGVPQAHGEVMVEPTMNVQHVADAVVYIANLPLDANVQFMTVMATQMPFIGRG